A window of the Deltaproteobacteria bacterium genome harbors these coding sequences:
- a CDS encoding DUF2029 domain-containing protein — MVPDTFSHRVVPWRRAPPRRDGSNMPFPAAFLLNSLINVLLFAGSIRLLLKNLALSADQRDWLLLFTFCNFATQAAVFNAHTSALVVYFLTRHVVAQKRDQFSHAGFWAALLSIKPQYLAIPHFALLVQKKWRGLAAGLTVTFALTIGFFLCLGKDVTGDYIRLAQYMVTHDAEWWSEWRDMHNLRALTTYWLAPNWHLYTWWAGVAITLGLVAWANWRAQRQPKNFAACWIVNILALLVVSPHLFSHDLSILIIPCALFLSIGKPQVPVGLGMSLIVIALLPAVNYLLPTIMASTLAILFILSVRLSESQLIRSN, encoded by the coding sequence ATCGTCCCCGACACATTCTCCCACCGAGTAGTACCATGGCGCAGAGCACCGCCGCGGCGCGACGGATCAAACATGCCTTTCCCGGCGGCATTTTTGCTCAACAGTCTGATCAACGTTTTGCTATTCGCCGGCAGTATACGTTTACTGCTAAAAAACTTAGCGCTATCGGCGGATCAAAGAGATTGGCTGTTGTTGTTTACGTTCTGCAATTTCGCCACCCAAGCGGCGGTATTCAACGCGCACACTTCGGCCTTAGTCGTCTACTTCTTAACCCGTCACGTGGTCGCACAAAAGCGAGATCAATTCAGTCACGCCGGTTTTTGGGCCGCGCTGCTCAGCATCAAGCCGCAGTATTTGGCGATTCCGCATTTCGCGCTGCTCGTGCAGAAAAAATGGCGTGGACTGGCGGCCGGCCTCACCGTGACCTTCGCCTTGACCATCGGTTTTTTTCTTTGCCTCGGCAAAGACGTGACTGGAGACTACATTCGGCTCGCGCAATACATGGTAACCCACGACGCCGAATGGTGGAGCGAGTGGCGCGACATGCACAACCTGCGCGCCCTAACCACCTATTGGCTGGCACCCAACTGGCATCTTTACACTTGGTGGGCGGGTGTGGCGATCACTCTGGGCTTGGTAGCTTGGGCGAACTGGCGTGCCCAACGACAACCGAAAAATTTCGCGGCTTGCTGGATCGTCAACATACTCGCCCTACTGGTCGTGTCGCCGCATCTTTTTTCTCACGATCTGAGTATACTGATCATTCCCTGCGCGCTCTTTTTGAGTATCGGCAAACCCCAAGTGCCCGTTGGTCTCGGAATGAGCTTAATAGTGATCGCGCTCCTACCCGCGGTGAACTACCTACTGCCGACGATCATGGCATCGACACTCGCGATCTTGTTCATCCTCAGCGTGCGCCTATCCGAAAGCCAGCTAATTCGAAGTAACTGA
- a CDS encoding cupin domain-containing protein has translation MDHPAESTFKEPTDNKTRAGLGKFLRPNTPYDNYMESQGIPIFRDIGVRRVQDLPRKPWKKMGGNGTFIQLLGTEGLWGCYVVEVPGAGALNPEKHLYEEQYLVVDGRGTTEVWVDGNPKKLTFEWQKGSIFAIPMNATHRIVNATSSPALLLAGTTAPNIMNNFGNEDFIFNCPYQFKDRFDPTDDYFKYKEEVTPDPVRGLAMRKTNIIPDVMGCELPMDNRRSPGYRRIEPHMAGQHFYMWIGQHETGRYSKAHAHGSAAVLICLSGKGYTYTWPAKLGMHPWENGTTEEIRRQDYEPVGMVSAAPMSGNWFHAHFGASKEPLRLTAWFGPNAPGRERGRPGEKAIDYGAIDMKDGGTAIPYNEEDPYLRKEFEETLEKVGTKSRMEADLYKNSY, from the coding sequence ATGGATCATCCCGCAGAATCAACGTTTAAGGAACCGACGGACAATAAGACCAGGGCTGGACTGGGTAAATTTCTCCGGCCCAACACACCCTACGACAATTACATGGAATCTCAGGGCATCCCGATCTTCCGCGACATCGGCGTGCGCCGGGTGCAGGATCTGCCGCGCAAGCCGTGGAAAAAAATGGGCGGCAACGGCACCTTCATTCAGCTGCTCGGCACCGAAGGCCTCTGGGGTTGCTATGTCGTCGAAGTTCCCGGCGCCGGCGCGTTGAATCCCGAGAAGCATCTCTACGAGGAACAGTATCTCGTCGTCGACGGCCGCGGCACCACGGAAGTCTGGGTCGATGGTAATCCTAAGAAGCTGACGTTCGAATGGCAAAAAGGTTCGATCTTCGCGATCCCGATGAACGCCACCCATCGCATCGTCAACGCGACTTCGAGCCCGGCGCTATTGCTCGCCGGCACCACGGCGCCGAACATCATGAACAACTTCGGCAACGAAGATTTCATCTTCAACTGCCCCTATCAGTTCAAGGACCGTTTCGATCCCACCGACGACTATTTTAAATACAAAGAGGAAGTAACCCCTGATCCAGTGCGCGGTCTCGCCATGCGCAAGACCAATATTATTCCCGACGTGATGGGCTGCGAGTTGCCGATGGATAACCGCCGCTCGCCGGGTTATCGACGCATCGAACCGCATATGGCGGGGCAGCATTTCTACATGTGGATCGGCCAGCATGAAACCGGCCGCTATTCGAAAGCTCACGCGCACGGCTCGGCCGCGGTTCTGATTTGCTTGAGCGGCAAAGGCTACACTTACACCTGGCCAGCAAAATTGGGAATGCACCCCTGGGAAAACGGCACGACGGAAGAAATCAGACGGCAGGATTACGAACCAGTTGGCATGGTCAGCGCCGCGCCGATGAGCGGCAACTGGTTCCATGCGCACTTTGGCGCGAGCAAAGAGCCGCTGAGATTAACCGCCTGGTTCGGCCCCAACGCGCCGGGCCGCGAACGCGGCCGTCCCGGTGAGAAAGCGATCGATTACGGCGCCATCGACATGAAAGACGGCGGCACGGCGATCCCGTACAACGAAGAAGATCCGTACCTGCGTAAAGAGTTCGAAGAAACCCTCGAAAAGGTCGGCACCAAGTCGCGCATGGAAGCCGATCTGTACAAAAACTCCTACTAA
- a CDS encoding ABC transporter substrate-binding protein has product MISFAIVLLSVFLTGAWAAAQTPVRVMSGYSATSGPHAVLWIARDAGLFEKNGLRTDVAYIRSGSTMAQTLVSGEIQLSQMGGPAMLAAGVAGMDVTFVAVALNTTPIVIMGSVSKMEELKGKTIGVTRYGSNTDTSARYAIRKAGLQPEKDVGLIQLEDYGNILGGMQSGRVTAGALADPFTFAAKKLGFKELADLATLGLEFPFVGLVAKKSYIKDNLDTVQRFVRAYTEAIAIYKNNRELAMKITGKYTGIKDATVLAATVDFYTAKLLRVPYPTVGGLKFVLDEVALRDPRAKNFTPESFMDTRFVKQLEDSGFIKSLYPKG; this is encoded by the coding sequence ATGATTTCATTCGCGATTGTTCTACTCAGCGTGTTTCTCACTGGTGCTTGGGCCGCGGCGCAAACGCCGGTGCGCGTCATGTCGGGTTACAGCGCCACTTCCGGTCCCCACGCGGTGTTGTGGATCGCGCGGGATGCTGGGCTGTTCGAGAAAAACGGTTTGCGCACCGATGTCGCCTATATCCGCAGCGGTTCGACTATGGCGCAAACTTTAGTATCGGGAGAAATCCAGCTGTCGCAGATGGGCGGACCCGCGATGTTAGCCGCCGGTGTCGCCGGCATGGACGTGACGTTTGTCGCTGTGGCGCTCAATACCACGCCAATCGTGATCATGGGCAGTGTTTCGAAGATGGAAGAGCTGAAAGGCAAGACCATCGGCGTGACGCGCTACGGTTCCAACACCGACACCTCGGCGCGCTACGCGATTCGCAAGGCCGGGTTGCAGCCGGAAAAAGATGTCGGGCTGATTCAACTAGAAGACTACGGCAATATTCTCGGCGGCATGCAGTCCGGGCGGGTGACCGCCGGCGCGCTCGCCGATCCGTTTACCTTTGCGGCCAAGAAATTGGGCTTTAAAGAACTCGCCGATCTGGCGACCCTGGGTTTGGAATTTCCCTTCGTCGGCTTGGTCGCGAAAAAGTCTTACATCAAGGACAACCTGGACACCGTGCAGCGCTTTGTCCGTGCTTATACCGAGGCCATCGCGATCTACAAAAATAACCGCGAGTTGGCGATGAAGATCACCGGCAAATATACCGGCATCAAAGATGCCACGGTGCTCGCCGCGACGGTGGATTTTTACACGGCGAAACTCCTACGCGTTCCCTATCCGACCGTTGGCGGTCTCAAGTTTGTTTTGGACGAAGTCGCGCTGCGCGATCCGCGGGCGAAAAATTTTACCCCGGAGTCATTCATGGACACCCGCTTCGTCAAGCAGCTTGAGGATAGCGGGTTTATAAAATCGCTGTATCCGAAAGGGTGA
- a CDS encoding ethanolamine utilization protein EutA, with the protein MATAPRGSFSNANRHMQDEENLKLTSVGVDIGSSTSHLVFSRLELTLEGSRYRVTKREVINESQILLTAYVDDTRIDVDALGKFINDQYAIAKISREQVDTGALILTGVAVRRRNARAIAELFAEEAGKFVAVSAGDGMEATMAAHGSGAVAHSAKMGGVVLNIDIGGGTSKFAICSNGKVQEVSAIDIGARLLAFDKDGAVVRIEEAARKHAGWAGFSVTMGEKIPEENLRKMVSGMMDKLFALLKPESVNDDIKSLLRLPPLSYTGEIDCVMFSGGVSEFIYNRAKTSFGDLGPLIADEVQKRVASLGLFVMEPNARIRATVIGASQYTVQVSGNTIFIMPEDAVPVRNIAVVAPEFPLDKDEFTKDAVRDALLAALRRLDLLHGRQPVAVAFHWDGSATFARLQAFCSGVAEGLKDILAKGHALVLVNDGDIGGIIGLHCQEELKLDSAIISIDGIALSDFDFIDVGALIPSSGAVPVVIKSLIFPASP; encoded by the coding sequence ATGGCCACCGCACCTAGAGGTTCGTTTTCCAATGCCAACCGCCACATGCAAGATGAGGAAAATCTCAAGCTCACCAGCGTCGGCGTCGACATTGGCTCGTCGACATCGCATTTGGTTTTTTCTCGCCTCGAATTGACCCTCGAAGGATCGCGCTACCGCGTCACCAAGCGCGAAGTAATCAACGAATCGCAAATCCTTTTAACCGCCTACGTAGACGACACGCGAATCGATGTCGACGCCCTGGGCAAGTTCATCAACGACCAATACGCGATCGCCAAAATTAGCCGCGAACAAGTCGACACCGGCGCGTTGATCTTGACCGGCGTCGCCGTGCGCCGGCGCAACGCCCGCGCCATCGCCGAACTGTTCGCCGAAGAAGCCGGCAAGTTCGTCGCGGTCAGCGCCGGCGACGGCATGGAAGCGACCATGGCGGCCCATGGTTCCGGCGCCGTGGCGCACTCGGCGAAAATGGGCGGCGTGGTGTTGAACATCGACATCGGCGGCGGCACCAGCAAGTTCGCCATTTGCAGCAACGGCAAAGTCCAGGAAGTCTCCGCCATCGATATCGGCGCGCGTCTGCTCGCCTTCGACAAAGACGGCGCGGTGGTGCGCATCGAAGAAGCCGCGCGCAAACACGCCGGCTGGGCCGGCTTCTCAGTGACCATGGGCGAAAAAATCCCCGAAGAAAATCTGCGCAAGATGGTTTCCGGCATGATGGACAAGCTGTTCGCGCTGTTGAAACCTGAATCGGTGAATGACGACATCAAAAGCTTGCTGCGCCTGCCGCCGCTCAGCTACACCGGCGAGATCGATTGCGTGATGTTTTCCGGCGGCGTGTCGGAGTTTATTTACAATCGCGCCAAGACCAGCTTCGGCGACTTGGGACCGCTGATCGCCGATGAAGTGCAAAAACGCGTCGCCAGCTTGGGCCTCTTCGTGATGGAACCCAACGCGCGCATCCGCGCCACCGTCATCGGCGCGTCGCAGTACACCGTGCAAGTGAGCGGCAACACCATCTTCATCATGCCCGAAGACGCCGTGCCGGTACGCAACATCGCCGTGGTGGCGCCCGAATTTCCCCTCGACAAAGACGAATTCACCAAGGACGCCGTGCGCGACGCGCTGCTCGCGGCACTGCGCCGCTTGGATCTATTGCACGGCCGCCAACCGGTCGCGGTAGCATTTCACTGGGACGGCTCAGCGACCTTCGCGCGCTTGCAAGCGTTCTGCAGCGGCGTCGCCGAAGGACTCAAAGATATTTTAGCCAAAGGCCACGCACTAGTATTGGTCAACGACGGCGACATCGGCGGCATCATCGGCCTGCACTGCCAAGAAGAATTGAAGTTGGACAGCGCGATCATCTCCATCGACGGCATCGCCCTCAGCGATTTCGACTTCATCGACGTCGGCGCGCTGATTCCCTCCTCCGGCGCCGTGCCGGTGGTCATCAAGTCGCTGATCTTCCCAGCCTCGCCGTAG